GGATATTGGAAGTTAGCTTATAACAAGCGATTCTGACTATAGCACCAACTCATTCCCTGACTTCCTTTTTTCTCTTAgggcatttttttttctctttaattgtGTCATTTGCTTTCACTCGCACCGGTTATGAGAACGGTAACACTTCCTCCTGTCTCATCGACTAGTTTGTTCTGTGTTTGTTTGGTGAGGAATTTTAAAGGTTGTAGGATTAACTGAATGGAGTTAGATTTTGATGTGTTGAACCTGGCCATGTGACCAGTCAATAAGAATTGAAAAGGGAATTTGTTATAGTTTGTGCTTTGCAGTTTAAAACCTTTTTGTTCATTGAGGCAGGCCGATGGTTTTGTTTTCAACTGTGTGAATTCGACATCCCTAAGCATTTTAGCTTAATTCTTCTAGGCCGTTTCAAAGGAAACAGTAAtgcttttttatctttttattttttacttctaCTTTCCGTAGAATTAAAGACTGCAAGACATAAAACTGAgttagaaattatttaaattctttgatCTTTGAAAAATGGAACGCTAGATTTGTTGATCACATAGTAGTTAATGTTTGAGATTTAAAACCATTGTTATACgctattgttttttaattgtttttggtCATGTTTAATTTTGTGCGCAGACAAGGGCAGAGTATGACAAGGAGTGCAAGATTTGTACACGGCCATTCACTGTGTTTAGATGGAGACCAGGCAGAGATGCGAGATATAAGAAAACTGAGATATGTCAGACATGTAGTAAATTGAAAAATGTCTGTCAAGTGTGCCTTCTGGACCTTGAATATGGACTACCTGTTCAAGTCCGAGACACAGCTCTTCATATTGATTCCAATGATGCCATTCCAAAAAGTGATGTTAATAGGGAGTATTTTGCCGAAGAACATGACCGTAGGGTATGTTTTCCTTGTGTCAAGTTTTGCATTTATAGTTTGTGATAGTTGGATGTAATTAACGACCAGAAAAGCAGTAGTGGGTTTAGAGTCGATCTGTATCTAGTTGtgaatgaattattatttttgtggtTAACatattttctgtaatattttaGAGTTACTTTTTTGATTGCATGCAGAATTCCTCAACCCTAGGAGCTATGATTTTCATATTGTCATTTACCAGCTattaaaatctcaaattttctttttccatttcttttaggatttatactattttaactCAGTTCTCAGTTGTTACTTGATCATATCTTTTTACTAAGAATGAAAGCATGGTGCAGGCTAGAGCTGGTATAGATTATGAATCTTCTTATGGCAAAGCACGCCCTAATGATACTATCCTGAAGCTTCAAAGAACAACCCCTTATTACAAAAGAAACAGAGCACATATTTGCAGTTTCTACATAAGGGGTGAATGTACCAGAGGAGCGGAGTGCCCTTATAGACACGAGATGCCAGAAACTGGGGAATTGtctcaacaaaatattaaagatCGTTATTATGGGTATGTGTGCTTAAAAGTGACTTACTTATTTGCTTATGACTTTTTAATACTTGTTCTCTCTTGCAGTTGCTCTTTTTATTCCAAATTAGTTTTCTCTATGCATTGCATTGGAATTGGGCAGCAACATAAGCATTTTTCATCTCCTTGATGGATATAATTGTTAGTTTATTAGGCACTCGCTCAGTTCTTTTGTGGTTGTCCTATGTGATGACCTGTTGCATGGCTAAGATAAAAATCTTGCAGGTTTTTTCGCCCACAAAGTCATGTGATAGTTCTTCTGCTTGTAGGAAGCTGTATTTAACCAACAATAAGTAAACCTTGCTCCACCTAGGGGGTCTGGTATACATGTCAAAATCACTATATGAGGATCCAAAGTGGGAAAATATTATGGATTAAAGTTACTAACTACCATATAATTGCATTTTGAGCTTTCTTTCTATCCTTCTATATGTGAAGTGTTACGACTTATCTTGTCTGGCATGCATGCTCCTTAGCCTGTAATTTTTCCTACTTTTAAGGACATTTTTTTGTACTTTCCTTCTTCTCAATTTGTAGaaatggatttttttatatGGACTAAGGATGATTCCTTTGTAGTATGACACATTTAATTTTCATCGTAGCAAAAAGTGACGTAGCAGACGTCAATAGCCCTCAAACATCTTATTCTGAGGATATTCTTTGCTTCTATATTTTTAGTGCATCATGGATATAcgatcatttttttttctatctcataTTAAACCTATGGCCCATGTATACTTAGTTTTATCTGCATAATTTTCTAGTGACTCCAGATACTGATGGTATTTCTAGTTACTGTAGTCTGTGATGTTTATAATTTTGCCTTCGTTAATTTTCTGTTCATGCTTTAAATTATTCAGGGTGAACGATCCAGTGGCCTTGAAGCTACTTGGCAAGGCAGGGGAGATGGCCACACTGGAGGCTCCTGAGGACGAGAGCATCAAAACACTCTATGTTGGTGGGCTTGATGCTAGGGTCACTGAGCAGGATTTGCGGGACCACTTCTATGCCCATGGAGAAATTGAATCTATAAAAATGGTTCTGCAACGGGCTTGTGCTTTTGTATCATATACTACCCGAGAAGGTGCAGAAAAGGCAGCAGAAGAACTCTCAAACAAACTGGTTATTAAAGGCCTAAGGCTAAAGCTGATGTGGGGCAGGCCTCAGACATCAAAACCTGAGTCAGATGGCTCTGATCAAGCTAGGCAGCAGGCATCTGTGGCTCATAGTGGATTGTTGCCTCGGGCAGTTATATCACAGCAACAGAATCAGGACCAAACACAAGGAACATTTTTCTATAACAATCCACCACCTATGCAGCAGGAAAGAA
This window of the Vigna angularis cultivar LongXiaoDou No.4 chromosome 7, ASM1680809v1, whole genome shotgun sequence genome carries:
- the LOC108338607 gene encoding zinc finger CCCH domain-containing protein 40, with the protein product MAHRLLRDHEADGWERSDFPIICESCLGDSPYVRMTRAEYDKECKICTRPFTVFRWRPGRDARYKKTEICQTCSKLKNVCQVCLLDLEYGLPVQVRDTALHIDSNDAIPKSDVNREYFAEEHDRRARAGIDYESSYGKARPNDTILKLQRTTPYYKRNRAHICSFYIRGECTRGAECPYRHEMPETGELSQQNIKDRYYGVNDPVALKLLGKAGEMATLEAPEDESIKTLYVGGLDARVTEQDLRDHFYAHGEIESIKMVLQRACAFVSYTTREGAEKAAEELSNKLVIKGLRLKLMWGRPQTSKPESDGSDQARQQASVAHSGLLPRAVISQQQNQDQTQGTFFYNNPPPMQQERSYYPSMDPQRMGALISSQDGPPGGPSGSGENKSSLEKQQMQHYARPMMPPPPGQYHHQYYSPYGYMPPVPPYQQYPPPPYNTAVPPSQPPAPNHPYQHSTQPGSSQTESVQAAPAPAESGTSTSGSQQQ